Below is a window of Chanodichthys erythropterus isolate Z2021 chromosome 19, ASM2448905v1, whole genome shotgun sequence DNA.
gaattctttgatgaatataaagacagcttttatttcaaatacaaatattttgtaacattacgaATTTCTTTACTGATGCTGATTCTCaatttaatgtctttactgtataaaagtattaatttcttttaagaaaaatttttactgaccacaaactttcaAACTGTATGTTCCTGCTGATATTGTGATTGATTTAACAGTGCATGTTattccaaagaagaaaaaaaaaaagtgtttgcaaactttcatcaaaatataaattattgctTTGCCTTTAAACGACTTTCAAATTTTGCTGACATCACCAATCTGTCCAATTTTTCATGTCATGCAGAGACCACTTttaacaatccaatcaattcccagtggctaaaatcaagtcccaccttACATTTTTTATCTCACTGAATATCCAAGTAAACCAGGTTGGAAAAATAACTGCATCTCGATTATAAGATTTCACAAGTTTCTGATGCTCTGGTTTTGTTTGAaacattatgtttttatgtgtgtacaCCGACTCCTAAGAATCAGTCAATatgacttcttttaaaaagtgctacAGTGTTTACCTAGAAATGTTTAGACCTGCTTACCTATTACTTCCTGTATGAATGTAGCATTCCTCCGTAGCTCTGTGAGGAAATGAGGTGGTCCATGGCCACATAAATGCAGGAGAATCTTCAGGACCTTCGACAGGGTTAAAAGCACAATAAACACCACAGCACAGCTAAAATCAAGatttcaaaaacacttaaaggtgcagtatgtaagattttctgtccgctagaggtcactagaggcctactcaaaacaaaggtgtagcttgatgacgccaagtttgagcgcagaatcttgggacatgtggtctccacatCAGCGGACGGTGCAAAataattgggataggactcaggaagaaatcatgttcatggatgcgattattaatgttactgtagtatgaagcagagcaggaccgagtgttgttggagctgaacgaggccgctggagcgattgcgcaacacacgtctatataacgttactctgtgcattcgctcgatacttgtttgagacacactgcagtaagatagatcgattttagaatatcatattaaatgctggatggcttgtgttgataaatggcatgcaattcattttaaaacatattgtatgatggagaaaattctgtattactgttactaaaaataaagctgcatctgattatgctatgttagctacttgacaaaatagtgtttttctctgaggcatggtaaagcatggtactcgcaaaaaaaaaaaaaaagattagatttaaacaataagactaaatgtgttgagctatattacaataattagttttctgtctataaatatatcaaaacagttgttcccttgtctattaaaacatgtaaatattaaagcgtctttggtgtttccatggtttctacaaaataaaaccagaaaccgaaggtaacgcgggtatgacgcaaatGACAGGCGACTcttcacacgtcccggagccttggttaaaattgcaattttctcacgatttacaaatagttgcaaacatttgggatattgtaagtactcaagtgaacaaaatatataacactggcctagtggtttttggatattttactgcaaaattattacatattgcacctttaaattgagCTTACCCTTTGCAGGGTTTGAACCTACAACCTTCTGGTTACCAACCCAAAGAAGACTGAGCCATACCACCCTATCTCACCTTAAGTTTGACGTGGCAGGACTCCACCTGTAGTCTCTCCAAGAGGTACTCGAGAAGACACTGGCAGCAGCCCACTGACTCATGGGAAATTTCTTAGATATCATGACTGTCAAGGTCCACAGCATTCATTTTCTCCTATACTTCTACTCTCTTCTGTAATGCCACAAAAAGGATACTTCCAATTTCTTCAAAAAGATAGCCGGGACAAGGCGATTCGTCATCTGATGTTGCTCTCATAAGCGTTGGCACCTGTGACACAAAAAAGAGCTGAGCAGAAGTACTGTAGCATTACCATGTACCATGGCTGGCTACTATATACTATGAATGTAACATGGTATTTATACTATAAAGCACTCTGTGGTCAAAACAGCATGTTAGGACCACGGTACATCATGTCCAAAACACCATGGAAGCACCATGATATTATGGTCATGTATTTTTAAGTGTCTGTAAACAGAAATATCAATTATATGCTGAGATAAACAGACTATTTAATAACTGCTAACGTCAGATATCCAGTGAACAACGTTGGAAAATAGATTTGGCGTAAAAATAGATAGCTGAAATGACATTACATCCCTGTTGTCACGGATACGTACTTTCTGTAGGAAAACCAACCGTTCCAGTAATGTAGCCATGATGGAGAAATCTGTGTTTTTTCGCCTGTCTATGTACCATTGCTCACAGGGCGGGTGACCGTGCAGGTCCTGCCTGCCCGAGAATATCTTCTTCACAATCCACACAGACCTCTGTTTAGCTCACCCACTCTGATTCGACGCGGATCTTTTCAGTGAACCGGTTCAGATATATTTGTTCACGAATGACTCCTTTGAGAGTCATCTGTTCAAAGGAATCGATTCGCGGAAATGAATTCAAGGTGGTTGTAGCCAATAGAACGCGGTCCTAAAGAACACGTGACTGGATACGGAAGTTTTTCCGGAGTGTATTTCTTGACCATCCTGAAAATGTCTTTGAAATCAACTCGTGTTACTAATGGCTCTTCACCATACGTAGGAATCTACAACAgaaaaatcaaccaatcagaaagCAGTGCAGATGTTTCTCGGTCCAGGTTAACGCTTTGATTGGTCGTCAATGGAAGGTTTACACACGTTATCTCAGAGGTCACCAACATGGCGCTGTCCATCCTAAACATACACACTACATAAATCTCTGAGTGCATGACTTTTGTGTATAACTGTGATGGGTTATAGTGATTTTAAATGAACGTCGACCcaccaaattattattttgctgCTAGATTATTGTAGGATATTTTCTATTTCTTGAACTATGTCTGGTTCAAATGCTTGGACTCGCAGCAGAGCGAAAATGAGACTCTTCCCAGAGCTGATGGCTCAGTGCTCAGGAGAGGTATTGCTTCAGTATTGtcatatgtgtttgtgtgtgtatagatagatagatagatgcatatattatattattagatGCATTTATTCTTTGTAAAACTGTCTGTTTTTCTATTATTACATTACTAGGCAGCTGCTTATGGGAAATGTGTGGCCGCCACAACCACTGGAAAACAGGAGCTGACCAAAAACATGTGTGTCAAAGAATTTGAAGCACTGAGAAGCTGCTTTCAATCTGCTGTGAGTGTTTTATTGTCATTATGCTGCATGTAGACTAGTATCCCTTTCACACAAACCTACATTAGAGGCATGGTTAATCAGAAAACaatgtttaaaggattagttcacccaaaaatgaaaataatgtcattaattactcatggcTATGCCGATTAAGACCTTccttcatctttggaacacaaattaggatatttttgttgaaatccgatggctcagtgaggccagcaatgacactttctctctcaagatccattaatgtactaaacaataaacatatttaaatcagttcatgtgagtacagtggtttaatattaatattataaagcgacgagaatatttttggtgtgccaaaaaaacataataaggacttatatagtgatggccgatttcaaaacactgcttcaggaagattcggagcattatgaatccttgtgtcgaatcagcggttcagagcgccaaagtcacgtgatttcagcagtttgacacgcgatccgaatcatgattcgatacgctgattcatttgtgctccgatgcttcctgaagcaatgttttgaaatcggccatcactaaataagtcattattttgtttttttggcgctccaaaaatattcttgtcgcttcataatattaatattgaaccactgtactcacatgaaccgatttaaatatgtttttagtacattaatggatcttgagaggaaatgtcattgctggctatgcaggcctcactgagccatcggatttcaacaaaaatatcttaatttgtgtttcaaagatgaacgaaggtcttacgggtgtggaactgcgtgagggtgagtaataaattacattattttaatttttggttgaactaaccctttaagattataaagtaatatataaattgtataaacaatatatattgttGGCCTTTCCTAAGgaattgttttatatttgcagGCAAAAAAGGGAGTAAAGTGAACAACATCATGACAGCGCTGGAGATCATTTTAAATAGCCAGTAAAACATTTCTGATGATCTTTTGTCTTCTTTCATAGTTGCTTTTGTCATTTCTCAttgtaaatacatatatatattaatgtgtTTCAAATGGATAATTGTATTGTGcataaaactgcaatttttttaaataaaaacatatcgTTACAATGTAATATATAGAGGCGGTTTGGACTGAATTATATCACCATCTGCATCATTACTTTGCTGTTTTCACATATCAATATATCAGAATTGGGATAAAAGAGACAGACTAATGATAACCAGACGTTCTGTGTTGTTTGGAGTGTGTAATTGATGAGGGAGTGTCAGAATGAGAAATGAGATATGAGGTGTTACGTGATGGGTGGTCATTATCACGCCCTTGACTGCCGATTACAGATCAGCACTCGAGTCGGGCTCCAAATTTGGACTCGCTCCTGAAATCTAGGATGGCGGTTTTAAGGGTTTTGTTTCCAATCAAACAAAAGCAGGCTGAAACATGAAAGGCCAGCTGATTAATGTGTATCCGTGGGGTGTATGTCACTGGCACCACAAAAGATTATGGGCTCTTAGTCGTCTCGTATGGAATGTAAAGCTGTGCCACTGTTAAATACACCCTTCCTGCACAACCTGCACCCTCATTAGCCACATGTTAATTGATAGAAGGGCCATAAAGGCAGCCACTAATGACTGGGGATCAACAAATGAAGAATGGCTCtggtataaaaaaatatgtttctaGCAAAGCAATGACCTGTATATCTATAAGAAAACACATGCTACAGGTTACACTTTAGCTTAGTCACAATCAATGTTTGTGGCCTTCCTTCATATGGGCTTCATTTGCACATTTTCGGTGCACTACAAGGTGTTAATTGAAAGAGAATGGTCATGTGGAAATGGTTGTGTTTGGTCCAAATTGGCTATAAAATCTAATGGTTTAGGCTGGGGAACTTGTCTTGACATTAAAAAGGGTTATGCAGACGATCAGTTCTGTGCATATACTGAGCATTAAGGCCCAGGTATACTTCATTTTCCACGTTCCGCTCAGTTTCACGAATAGTCGAGCATGAGAGCCTTTCAAATTATAAACCTTTGGCCATGCGCACTACCTAGTGGGCTTTGTTTTCATGGTGTTACATACGCTGTTGTACATAATTCTgagagcatgtgaaggcagcattaatgTAGCACATACTTGTCCTTTACCATGCCAATGCTTGACATGGCATATCAACCAGGGACAGTAACAAGTTTTAAACATTTCTAATTCTTGTATAGTCATCAAACATGCTATTTTTACAACCTCATATTAATTGATAAACAGGATATTTGTGCTTTCAACAATTACTTTGTAAACATATATACACATCACTATAAAATTTAACCTAAAATGCTAAACGTGAGGGGAAAAGATAATGGACATAAtttgtaaactttttttaaaggatAAACAGGAGAAATATAAACACAAAGAACATTCTGCACAAAAATGCTGTTACACAagtcattttattaatttaacccAATTAAAGAACAAAATAAATGGTTTAGGCCACACAGTTATCAACTTCTAACATGTATCAAGCTTTTTTTTAGAGGTCTCCACATCATCTGGTAACTTTTAAACACCTGTACATGGATAAGTAAGCAATGTTACTGAGAAGGCAGCATTTCATCAATCTCTTATGACTTTAaaccatctctctctctcatatatatatatatatatttgttcttttgaaatataaaatgtaagatCCCCAGTAGCAAGATCAGGAAATTTATCAAAAGAATAGTCAATTACCATGACTAGTTTAACCAGAAACGTATATAAAAATGCATTGGGGGGACGCAATCCACACACAGTGTGGGTGTAACAGGCTTCACATATACATCACTGCAGAACATAAACCCATGAGGCACTGAGCAGAATCACATCTTCATAGGCAAAACATATGCAATATAGAACAACAAAGCAATGCAACCCTGAAAAGAAATCCAATGCACAGTGAAAACAAATAATTGACTGTGGGAAATGGTCATGTTATGTTCAACACTTAATTTAGGAATCTATATATGGTCCAATTTCAGACCAACCTCAAAAGATGAGAGTTGAGTACTTTCATAAAGTGATAAACAGAGTCACAAACAAGCTAAACATACTGAAACAAactagaaaagaaaaacaatatgcaCAATAATTATACTCAGCTACAGATCAGACATTTTGCATCAGTCGGAACATCAAAGATTCTCATACTTCATTCACTTACAGCTGGTTTGACTAACTATTAGTTAACTATAAAGTCAACTTTTAAATATACTAACTATTAATTATCATAAGTTAACTCTTTGGAAGGAAAATCTGATACTGCAGACCCACACTGAAAGACACTCCTTTAAAAAGGCATACATTtgattgcatttaaaaaaagaaagaaattaagggaaaaaaagaagCTTTCATAAAGGACTTTGGATGAATATGAAAGACAATTCTCAaaattttcaggatttttctgaaAACCATTAAGGAAGTCTCTGCCTGGACTCCCAAGAGTACAAGGTACAAAGATGTCAGTGACCGTAGTCTCAGATAAGAACCTTATTTTTACCAATCAGACTGACCACTGAACATGTTGGCAAAGGTAACATTTAACACTCCATGTTCATTATACAGAATAGCAGAATGAAAACCCTAAGGCACAGTAAATGGTCCAATAGTTcccagagagagaaaaaaaaaaaaaaaaggtcctaggaagataaattattttttaaaaattcaccTCATATTAATTGTAAAGCCAACAGAAGTTTCTGGCTTCTATTTCCATTCACAGAAGGTAAAACTTCATGCAATaactacattacattttacgACTTGGCATATAATTTACCATAGCAGCCACAAGGGGGTACACTTGTGCCGTTTTCCTATGCGATGGTCCAAAACACAGTATTCTGAAAAGCCCCGCGTGCCCATCAAGGCCCATTTTTAATGTGATGCCCGCTCAGTTTATTACACCAGACATTCTGTTTATTGCACCAGATTCAGCAAAATCTCACACAAAACAATAATGGAAGCTCATAAGAAACTGTGGATTCAGTGCTCCCGGTGGACAACTAAAGGATCAAATCAAAGTGCCCACTGTCATCATGAACCCAAAAGGAATGTTGTGTCTACTTTTAAAATGAGGAAAGAGATTCTTCTCACAGCCAGATCACTTCGTACGTTTTTAAAGCGTGCATTTCCGCACGTCCATTTGAGAGGACCATGTGGTTCCAGAGGTTGTTATTCCAGAGCAACCTACTGTAACTCTTCATTCTCCTGCCTCTGAAAAATCTGTTTAAGCTGGCGTGTGTGAACCAGAGACCCTGCCAGCAGCTGTCCCTTTAGGTCAGCGTTTAAGTCTAAACCTCCTACGTCCTGCAGAAGATCCAGGTCAGCACCTCCTCCACCCTCAGAGTCCACAGATCTGCGCCTCCTCTTAAGGTCCACCCCTCCATCCTCTCTGCTCCTCTTTTCCTCTTTCTTCTCCTCTTCTAGTGGGACTATGTTCTCCTTCAAGTCCCTGCCTCCTTTTTGCTTAGGCATTAGATGGAGTTCTGCTCGATCCTCATTCGTGTCAATGACCTGCTGTAGTTGGTCTAGCCGTTCCTTCTGCTCAAGTATTCTTTTCTCCTTCTCAGCACGTTCCATGATCTCTTTATCCGTCTTCTCTCGTTCCTGTTTTAAACTCTCATCGTTAAGAATTCCCTTTTCCCGCCGCGCATCAATGGCCTGTTGCAGCTGGTCTAGCCGCTCCTTGTGCTCGAGCAATCTTTTCTCCTTCTCGGCACGCTCCACGATCTCTTTATCTATCTTCTCTTGTTCCCGTTTCAACCTCTCTGCTTCAAGCCTTTCCTTCTCTAGCTGTTCCTTTTGCTGCCGTACGCGTTCTAGCTCTTGCTCACGTGCCAGTTCCTCTCGTCTTTCCCGCTCCTTCCTCTCCTTCTCAACACGGGCCTGCACTTCCTTCTCAATCCTTTCCTTATCCAACTTTTCTTTCTCTATTCGCTCCTTCTCTGCCTCCAGTTGGGCCAATTTCTGTCTCAATATCTCCTCTTTCTCAGCTAGAGCGTTGGGATTGATTTTGGATGGTTCTGGCTCTTGTTGGTGCAGCGGAACACCTTGGGCGTCAACCTCTGCAGATATTGCTTCGCCATGCCTTGCTTGGTTTTTCAGCTCCAGCTTCTTTTTGAGAACTTCAGCACCTCCATCTTCCACTGATTCAAGGGCATTGTGGGGAAGACCGGCTGCAATGTGAGCCTCTTTTGCTGCTGACTCTTCAGGAACCACGACATCTGCAGCTACATGAACTGGCTCACCCTGGGGCTTTTGCAATTGGTCCGGAGTGACTTTAGACTTCACTGCCCCCTCTATCCCTTCCAGCTGCCTCTGCACAGCATTCTCCACCTCACCTGCACCCTCTCCTACAAAAGACATGATGTGTTTCATTACTGCACTGCATGCAAAATCACTTCAAAAGAGAGCACCAATACTGGGATGCGTTTCACATACAATGATGTAACCcgctgtttgtgaatgtttgTTGGAACTATGGTTTCGGAAAAAACTTGAACTATGCTGATAACAGCGGAACTTGCGAACATGGCTAATGACGCTTTCGGGAAACGCATCCCTGGTCAGGTTAATTgaatcattcttttttttttcttttcactaCATGACTAGGGCCACAATAATTTGTTTTCAAGTTGTCAAGATCTCAAATAAATGAGAAGATCGGTGCCTGTATTGGTACCACCATATGTATGTATCTGACTTTTAGAGACTCACCTGCTGCTGCCTTTGGTTCAGCTTCTGCTTCCTTTACTTGATGGACCTCCTCATGTTTTTCCTCCTGGTCCAAATGTCTTTTCTGCTGTTCTGCTACCTTTGGTTCTTCTTCTCCCTCCTTAATTTGGTGCATCTCTTTGTGTTGCTCCTCAATCACCGCTAGAAGTTTTTCCTGTTGGTCCAAAAGCCTTTTCTGCTGTTCTTGCTGCTCCTTAATTACCTGCAGCAGCACAGCATGGTCCAACTGACCCTCTGAGGATCAGTCAAGCAGAAAGGAAAAAGAGAACAAACAATCACCCAACATGCCTTGCAATatacaataaaacataaaaatgtgatTATTAAAATCCTTTCAAAACGGATTTAAAATCTGTTGAATATAATTAGTGCAATTGTCTATGGCTAAAATACTTGTCAGTCTGATTGTTTATCAaattaaaatagatttttagtttttttaaaggaaatgtTAGTGGTGACAAAACCTGCCACCTTGATGTGGTAGCTGGCCCGATAACTTGCACACTATTTGCTAAGCAATGTTCAGAACAAGGTGTTCTGAGCCTCTAAAGTATTGTTAAGTTTTTATAGGTGGTTTCTAGAGTGTTTCTATGCAGTTAGTAGTGCATtgttaggtggttgctaggcaatTGCTGTGTTGTTCTGTGTGATTTTTAGTGCTTTCACTGCTTGCCAGTTGCTAAATAGTTACTAGGGTGTATCTATGTAATTTGTATAGAACAAACTGTTTTTATCACATTGATCATAAAAAAGAGACAGACTAGTGATCCCAATTAAAAGGAGATACTATTACCACAGCTATAATactatatacatacatatacagtaAACTAGATGAATAGCGGTCAATGTATAAACACAGGTAACAGACTATTGGTTATTAACAGCTACGATTGAAGGGTCGAAATGTGAGAGTTAATAGCAAAGATGACAGACTGAGTGGAATAAAAACAGCAGATATAAGTCACATCATCTCGTACCTGCAACAATCTTTTTAATCACTGTAGGAGGCAGGAGTCCATGGCACAACAGAATGGTGGAGGAAGATAAGAAATCGagaaacaaaagagaaaaagacagCAGAAAGAGTGCAAAGTGCCTTAATAAAAAACAAGCCACGTGAAAGATTTGGTGCTTCTTTGGGGTATATCTGAGCATAGAGCATGTGACATTTCAGATGTTGGccacagaaaacagaaaaaataaaacggttagaaaagaaaaaaggcaaGATAGGTTTACATATCAATGAATACCTTCTAGTGTATGgattgaattaaattaattggCTTAAAATTATCTTGTATTGTGTCCTTAATATTATTACACATTAAATCACGGGTAAAGTTGCTGcgtttaattattcattatcattgttatatatatatatatatatatatatatatatatatatatatatatatatatatatatatatatatatatatatatatatatatatatatatatatatataaaactataaacaTATGATGAagggagaaagagaaaaaaaattccaCCAAGAAACAAAGTAGAAACAGTCTGACCAGGATTTATGAAGGATAACAGAACCAGGCAAAGACAAGAACTGTGAGCTCACACATCTGACTGAATAACACAACAGAAAACACTATTTTTCAAACCACCAGCCTATATACAACCTACATTTCAACCCACACTTCCTTTAGATTCTGGAAAATGTTCTGTGATGGATAAAGCACTTACCTTCCATCTTGTCCCCATCTCCATCCTTGTCTGCTCCTCCATCCTTTACATCTGGAACCTTCTCTTCCTTGTGCTCCTGCCCAAGAAGCTTCTCCTTTGCTGCAGGAAGCACAGTTAATGAATGAACAAATCATTACAGAGTGGAAAAGGTCATATGCCTGGACCTTATGATGTGCCATATAACCAGAATATTAAAAAAACCAAAAGGTCACAGACGCTGTTTACAAGCTACTTAGAGTTTATCAGTCATGTACGCTAAACAGAAACTAGAGTTTACTTTTATGAAGATCTGGGAGGTTGCCATGTTCAATCTAACATTGTGTTCACTCACGTTTCTCATCCTGGGGTTCAGGGGCTTTGTCCATCTCCTCTGGGATCTTCTCTTTGGCCGGTTCATTTTCATCACGCTTTTCTTTAACTTCAGGCAGGTTTTCTGGTTCTTTATGTACCACCAAGGGCTCAACTTTCTTCAGATCTTCTGGATTTTCTGCCTTGTCCAACACTTCATTAGCTGCATGCTGGTTCTGATTTACAGCCCTTTTCACCAtatcttctttttcttttgactCCTCTTTTATAGATTCCTCTCCTACCTCTTGTGCTTGCCCCGCCCCCTGCTCAGCAAGAAGCTCCTCCTCCTCTCTGGCAGGCAGTTTATGTTCTTCCTCCACAGCTACAGGTTGTTTCTTTTCATCCTCTAACTCCTCCTGGTTTTTGATCTCATCtatctgaactctgtcatgAGGGATGGGCGGCTCATGGCGGTGGGCTTCCCCTTCTGGAACTGCTACACCTGTAAAAGATAAGCCAGATCTCTGCAACTGCTCAGAGGTTTTCATATGTCACAAAGCCATCAAAATTACATGGCTAAATGAATGCATTACCAGCTTCAGGGCGATCCAGCTGAACCTCCTCCTCCTTATTCTTTCCCTCAGCCACTTCCACAGGTACTTTAATTTGAAGGGGCTCTGCTGCTTCCTTCCCTGCTAGCTTTTCAATCTCTATTGGGGGTCTATCTGGCTTTTCTCCTGGATCAGGATCCACTCCCTTCTCTTGCACTAGAAACAGACAAACTAGATGTgtcaaaaaatatttcaaatttctCTGCAAGGTAAAAGGCATGTCATATTTATCCCATAGCTATGGTTATCAACCTATGGCTCTCAGGCTTCACGTGGCTCTTTATTGATGCTctcaaagttttgttttttggttctTTAATTAGATGTAATTTGCAGTGTGACTCTTTGACGAAGACCCTATTTTAGGTACCAATCCaaataaagcaaaattatgTTAACACTGCATAGGCCTTCATTATGGCAAAAATCCCAAAAATTGATCCGGTGAGATTTGACTGGATTGTTAAAAAGTGGGCGTTCCATACCAGAACAGACCACCG
It encodes the following:
- the ndufaf8 gene encoding NADH dehydrogenase [ubiquinone] 1 alpha subcomplex assembly factor 8, translating into MSGSNAWTRSRAKMRLFPELMAQCSGEAAAYGKCVAATTTGKQELTKNMCVKEFEALRSCFQSAAKKGVK